A single Eleginops maclovinus isolate JMC-PN-2008 ecotype Puerto Natales chromosome 5, JC_Emac_rtc_rv5, whole genome shotgun sequence DNA region contains:
- the cnga1a gene encoding cyclic nucleotide gated channel subunit alpha 1a isoform X2 yields the protein MNNSNNNEDMKEKTEMEEKEEKEKEEREKEKEKERQKEKEKERQKEKDKEKPKEIFILNPAGNLYYNWLLVITLPVMYNWTMIIVRASFEELQRDYIIYWVILDYTSDLIYLADMFLRTRTGYLEQGLMVKDKKLLRDRYITSFQFRLDVISMFPFDFLYLYLGIDYPEIRINKLLRIGRMLEFFTRAETKTNYPNIFRIGNLIIYILIIIHWNACFYFSFSKYIGFGADDWVYPALDDPENPEFGEFGRKYSFSLYWSTLTLTTIGETPPPALDSEFVFHVVDFLVGVLVFATIVGNIATMISNMNDAQAQFQSRIDNIKHYMQARKVSSELELRVIKWFDYLWNNGKAQDEREVLRYLPDKLKAEIAIQVHMDTLKKVRIFADCEAGLLIELVLKLQPQVFSPGDYICKKGDIGREMYIIKEGTLAVVADDGIKQFCVLGSGSYFGEISILNIKGSKAGNRRTANIRSIGYSDLFCLSKDDLMESLLEYPDAKGMLEDKGREILMKDGLIDLDPANIMPEAKELEEKVNKLYSTMELMQLKLKKILGKNKNTDNALRDRIADIERLTGEEMEEEDEEEVLEEGPGRGEKKEEEGKGEKIKEEKQEGQGEKKEKEKAEEAKDGEEKVEVTKEEKKK from the exons ATGAATAACAGCAATAACAATGAAGA CATGAAAGAGAAGACGGAGatggaagaaaaagaggaaaaggaaaaagaagagagggaaaaggagaaggagaaggaaagacaaaaggagaaggagaaggaaagacaaaaggaaaaagacaaagagaa gCCCAAAGAAATATTTATCCTTAATCCTGCTGGGAATTTGTATTACAACTGGCTGCTTGTAATCACACTACCAGTCATGTACAACTGGACCATGATCATAGTCAG GGCTTCCTTTGAGGAGCTGCAGCGTGACTACATCATTTACTGGGTTATTCTGGACTACACCTCAGATCTAATCTATCTGGCTGATATGTTCCTCAGGACAAGAACAG GTTACCTTGAGCAAGGCCTTATGGTTAAAGATAAGAAGCTGCTGCGTGATCGCTATATCACTAGCTTCCAGTTTCGTCTTGATGTCATCTCCATGTTTCCCTTTGACTTCCTCTATTTATACCTCGGCATTGACTACCCAGAGATCCGCATCAACAAGCTGCTGAGAATCGGCCGAATGCTGGAGTTTTTCACAAGGGCAGAGACAAAAACCAACTACCCCAACATCTTCCGCATCGGAAACTTGATCATCTACATCCTCATTATCATCCACTGGAATGCTTGCTTCTACTTCTCTTTCTCAAAGTACATTGGTTTTGGTGCTGACGACTGGGTCTACCCGGCTCTGGATGATCCTGAAAATCCTGAATTTGGGGAGTTTGGAAGGAAATATTCATTCAGTCTCTACTGGTCAACACTGACTCTGACTACCATTGGAGAAACTCCACCACCAGCCCTTGACTCGGAATTTGTATTCCATGTGGTGGACTTTTTAGTAGGGGTCCTGGTCTTTGCCACCATTGTGGGAAATATCGCCACCATGATCTCCAATATGAATGATGCCCAAGCTCAGTTTCAGTCTCGGATTGACAACATTAAGCACTACATGCAG GCCCGAAAAGTCAGCAGTGAACTTGAGTTGCGTGTCATCAAGTGGTTTGACTATCTTTGGAATAACGGTAAGGCACAGGATGAAAGAGAGGTGCTAAGGTATCTTCCAGACAAACTGAAGGCTGAGATTGCCATCCAAGTCCACATGGATACCCTCAAGAAAGTTCGTATTTTTGCAGACTGTGAGGCAGGCCTGCTGATCGAGCTGGTACTCAAGCTGCAGCCTCAGGTGTTCAGTCCCGGAGACTATATCTGCAAAAAGGGTGATATTGGACGTGAGATGTACATAATCAAAGAAGGGACACTTGCAGTTGTTGCTGATGATGGTATCAAACAGTTTTGTGTGTTGGGAAGTGGAAGTTACTTTGGTGAGATCAGTATTCTCAATATTAAAGGCAGCAAAGCAGGCAACCGGCGAACAGCCAACATTCGCAGCATTGGATATTCAGACCTCTTCTGCCTGTCAAAGGATGACCTGATGGAGTCACTGCTAGAGTATCCCGATGCCAAAGGCATGCTAGAGGACAAAGGGCGAGAGATTCTGATGAAAGATGGTCTGATAGATTTGGACCCAGCTAACATCATGCCTGAGGCCAAGGAGCTAGAAGAGAAGGTCAATAAATTGTACAGCACAATGGAGCTGATGCAATTGAAACTGAAGAAGATTCTCGGAAAAAACAAGAATACTGATAACGCTTTGAGGGATCGCATTGCAGATATAGAGCGCCTGACAGGAGAGGAAatggaagaagaggatgaggaggaagtaTTGGAAGAGGGACCAGGGCggggggagaaaaaggaagaagagggaaaagGTGAGAAgataaaggaagaaaaacaagaaggtcaaggagaaaaaaaggaaaaggaaaaagctgAGGAAGCAAAAGATGGAGAAGAAAAGGTTGAAGTgacaaaagaagagaagaaaaaataa
- the cnga1a gene encoding cyclic nucleotide gated channel subunit alpha 1a isoform X1, with protein MTTSSSLPPITVPTLTAIQLSTDSEESSDDDLSPAESYLLNMNNSNNNEDMKEKTEMEEKEEKEKEEREKEKEKERQKEKEKERQKEKDKEKPKEIFILNPAGNLYYNWLLVITLPVMYNWTMIIVRASFEELQRDYIIYWVILDYTSDLIYLADMFLRTRTGYLEQGLMVKDKKLLRDRYITSFQFRLDVISMFPFDFLYLYLGIDYPEIRINKLLRIGRMLEFFTRAETKTNYPNIFRIGNLIIYILIIIHWNACFYFSFSKYIGFGADDWVYPALDDPENPEFGEFGRKYSFSLYWSTLTLTTIGETPPPALDSEFVFHVVDFLVGVLVFATIVGNIATMISNMNDAQAQFQSRIDNIKHYMQARKVSSELELRVIKWFDYLWNNGKAQDEREVLRYLPDKLKAEIAIQVHMDTLKKVRIFADCEAGLLIELVLKLQPQVFSPGDYICKKGDIGREMYIIKEGTLAVVADDGIKQFCVLGSGSYFGEISILNIKGSKAGNRRTANIRSIGYSDLFCLSKDDLMESLLEYPDAKGMLEDKGREILMKDGLIDLDPANIMPEAKELEEKVNKLYSTMELMQLKLKKILGKNKNTDNALRDRIADIERLTGEEMEEEDEEEVLEEGPGRGEKKEEEGKGEKIKEEKQEGQGEKKEKEKAEEAKDGEEKVEVTKEEKKK; from the exons ATGACCACTTCCTCTAGCCTTCCCCCCATCACTGTGCCCACACTCACTGCAATACAACTCTCCACAGACAGTGAAGAGTCCAGCGATGATGACTT GAGTCCAGCTGAATCATATCTGCTCAATATGAATAACAGCAATAACAATGAAGA CATGAAAGAGAAGACGGAGatggaagaaaaagaggaaaaggaaaaagaagagagggaaaaggagaaggagaaggaaagacaaaaggagaaggagaaggaaagacaaaaggaaaaagacaaagagaa gCCCAAAGAAATATTTATCCTTAATCCTGCTGGGAATTTGTATTACAACTGGCTGCTTGTAATCACACTACCAGTCATGTACAACTGGACCATGATCATAGTCAG GGCTTCCTTTGAGGAGCTGCAGCGTGACTACATCATTTACTGGGTTATTCTGGACTACACCTCAGATCTAATCTATCTGGCTGATATGTTCCTCAGGACAAGAACAG GTTACCTTGAGCAAGGCCTTATGGTTAAAGATAAGAAGCTGCTGCGTGATCGCTATATCACTAGCTTCCAGTTTCGTCTTGATGTCATCTCCATGTTTCCCTTTGACTTCCTCTATTTATACCTCGGCATTGACTACCCAGAGATCCGCATCAACAAGCTGCTGAGAATCGGCCGAATGCTGGAGTTTTTCACAAGGGCAGAGACAAAAACCAACTACCCCAACATCTTCCGCATCGGAAACTTGATCATCTACATCCTCATTATCATCCACTGGAATGCTTGCTTCTACTTCTCTTTCTCAAAGTACATTGGTTTTGGTGCTGACGACTGGGTCTACCCGGCTCTGGATGATCCTGAAAATCCTGAATTTGGGGAGTTTGGAAGGAAATATTCATTCAGTCTCTACTGGTCAACACTGACTCTGACTACCATTGGAGAAACTCCACCACCAGCCCTTGACTCGGAATTTGTATTCCATGTGGTGGACTTTTTAGTAGGGGTCCTGGTCTTTGCCACCATTGTGGGAAATATCGCCACCATGATCTCCAATATGAATGATGCCCAAGCTCAGTTTCAGTCTCGGATTGACAACATTAAGCACTACATGCAG GCCCGAAAAGTCAGCAGTGAACTTGAGTTGCGTGTCATCAAGTGGTTTGACTATCTTTGGAATAACGGTAAGGCACAGGATGAAAGAGAGGTGCTAAGGTATCTTCCAGACAAACTGAAGGCTGAGATTGCCATCCAAGTCCACATGGATACCCTCAAGAAAGTTCGTATTTTTGCAGACTGTGAGGCAGGCCTGCTGATCGAGCTGGTACTCAAGCTGCAGCCTCAGGTGTTCAGTCCCGGAGACTATATCTGCAAAAAGGGTGATATTGGACGTGAGATGTACATAATCAAAGAAGGGACACTTGCAGTTGTTGCTGATGATGGTATCAAACAGTTTTGTGTGTTGGGAAGTGGAAGTTACTTTGGTGAGATCAGTATTCTCAATATTAAAGGCAGCAAAGCAGGCAACCGGCGAACAGCCAACATTCGCAGCATTGGATATTCAGACCTCTTCTGCCTGTCAAAGGATGACCTGATGGAGTCACTGCTAGAGTATCCCGATGCCAAAGGCATGCTAGAGGACAAAGGGCGAGAGATTCTGATGAAAGATGGTCTGATAGATTTGGACCCAGCTAACATCATGCCTGAGGCCAAGGAGCTAGAAGAGAAGGTCAATAAATTGTACAGCACAATGGAGCTGATGCAATTGAAACTGAAGAAGATTCTCGGAAAAAACAAGAATACTGATAACGCTTTGAGGGATCGCATTGCAGATATAGAGCGCCTGACAGGAGAGGAAatggaagaagaggatgaggaggaagtaTTGGAAGAGGGACCAGGGCggggggagaaaaaggaagaagagggaaaagGTGAGAAgataaaggaagaaaaacaagaaggtcaaggagaaaaaaaggaaaaggaaaaagctgAGGAAGCAAAAGATGGAGAAGAAAAGGTTGAAGTgacaaaagaagagaagaaaaaataa
- the enam gene encoding enamelin isoform X1 produces the protein MMKLVVFMMCLLVSTLAAPVAESESNEEKQVAAHANEALRWMEMYRMYQQQGVVGNPFLPAADAPADPAGAAVVDAAPADVAPPAPVAAADASEEETEDGGAASKAAAAGAAPLNSDEEEEAEEVEAAEAEPAVVEVAPEEPAADAAAAVEPAVVDVPLEAAPGDAAVVVDVPPVDVVPAEVAPAAPEVAVDAAVPAAADAGAADAGAADTGASDAGAAPLATETDTTGVEADPAVV, from the exons ATGATGAAGCTGGTGGTGTTCATGATGTGCCTGCTGGTCAGTACCTTGGCTGCTCCT GTAGCGGAGAGTGAAAGCAATGAGGAAAAA CAGGTTGCAGCACATGCTAATGAGGCCTTGAGGTGGATGGAGATGTACAGGATGTACCAGCAGCAG GGGGTAGTTGGAAACCCCTTCCTGCCTGCTGCTGATGCTCCT gCTGATCCAGCTGGGGCAGCAGTG GTGGATGCCGCACCCGCTGATGTCGCACCTCCTGctcctgttgctgctgcagacgcatcagaggaggagacagag GATGGAGGCGCTGCATccaaagctgcagcagctggtgctGCCCCCTTGAactctgatgaagaggaagaggcagaagaggTTGAGGCAGCCGAAGCTGAGCCAGCTGTGGTTGAAGTAGCACCCGAAGAGCCTGCAGCagatgctgcagcagctgtcGAGCCAGCCGTGGTTGACGTCCCTTTAGAAGCTGCCCCAGGggatgctgctgttgttgttgatgtgcCTCCTGTTGATGTGGTTCCCGCTGAAGTTGCCCCTGCAGCCCCAGAGGTGGCTGTCGATGCGGCTGTCCCCGCTGCTGCTGATGCCGGTGCTGCTGATGCCGGTGCTGCTGATACCGGTGCTTCTGATGCCGGTGCTGCCCCCCTGGCAACTGAGACTGACACAACTGGAGTAGAAGCAGATCCTGCTGTAGTGTAG
- the enam gene encoding enamelin isoform X2 yields MMKLVVFMMCLLVSTLAAPVAESESNEEKVAAHANEALRWMEMYRMYQQQGVVGNPFLPAADAPADPAGAAVVDAAPADVAPPAPVAAADASEEETEDGGAASKAAAAGAAPLNSDEEEEAEEVEAAEAEPAVVEVAPEEPAADAAAAVEPAVVDVPLEAAPGDAAVVVDVPPVDVVPAEVAPAAPEVAVDAAVPAAADAGAADAGAADTGASDAGAAPLATETDTTGVEADPAVV; encoded by the exons ATGATGAAGCTGGTGGTGTTCATGATGTGCCTGCTGGTCAGTACCTTGGCTGCTCCT GTAGCGGAGAGTGAAAGCAATGAGGAAAAA GTTGCAGCACATGCTAATGAGGCCTTGAGGTGGATGGAGATGTACAGGATGTACCAGCAGCAG GGGGTAGTTGGAAACCCCTTCCTGCCTGCTGCTGATGCTCCT gCTGATCCAGCTGGGGCAGCAGTG GTGGATGCCGCACCCGCTGATGTCGCACCTCCTGctcctgttgctgctgcagacgcatcagaggaggagacagag GATGGAGGCGCTGCATccaaagctgcagcagctggtgctGCCCCCTTGAactctgatgaagaggaagaggcagaagaggTTGAGGCAGCCGAAGCTGAGCCAGCTGTGGTTGAAGTAGCACCCGAAGAGCCTGCAGCagatgctgcagcagctgtcGAGCCAGCCGTGGTTGACGTCCCTTTAGAAGCTGCCCCAGGggatgctgctgttgttgttgatgtgcCTCCTGTTGATGTGGTTCCCGCTGAAGTTGCCCCTGCAGCCCCAGAGGTGGCTGTCGATGCGGCTGTCCCCGCTGCTGCTGATGCCGGTGCTGCTGATGCCGGTGCTGCTGATACCGGTGCTTCTGATGCCGGTGCTGCCCCCCTGGCAACTGAGACTGACACAACTGGAGTAGAAGCAGATCCTGCTGTAGTGTAG
- the enam gene encoding enamelin isoform X3 — MMKLVVFMMCLLVSTLAAPVAESESNEEKADPAGAAVVDAAPADVAPPAPVAAADASEEETEDGGAASKAAAAGAAPLNSDEEEEAEEVEAAEAEPAVVEVAPEEPAADAAAAVEPAVVDVPLEAAPGDAAVVVDVPPVDVVPAEVAPAAPEVAVDAAVPAAADAGAADAGAADTGASDAGAAPLATETDTTGVEADPAVV, encoded by the exons ATGATGAAGCTGGTGGTGTTCATGATGTGCCTGCTGGTCAGTACCTTGGCTGCTCCT GTAGCGGAGAGTGAAAGCAATGAGGAAAAA gCTGATCCAGCTGGGGCAGCAGTG GTGGATGCCGCACCCGCTGATGTCGCACCTCCTGctcctgttgctgctgcagacgcatcagaggaggagacagag GATGGAGGCGCTGCATccaaagctgcagcagctggtgctGCCCCCTTGAactctgatgaagaggaagaggcagaagaggTTGAGGCAGCCGAAGCTGAGCCAGCTGTGGTTGAAGTAGCACCCGAAGAGCCTGCAGCagatgctgcagcagctgtcGAGCCAGCCGTGGTTGACGTCCCTTTAGAAGCTGCCCCAGGggatgctgctgttgttgttgatgtgcCTCCTGTTGATGTGGTTCCCGCTGAAGTTGCCCCTGCAGCCCCAGAGGTGGCTGTCGATGCGGCTGTCCCCGCTGCTGCTGATGCCGGTGCTGCTGATGCCGGTGCTGCTGATACCGGTGCTTCTGATGCCGGTGCTGCCCCCCTGGCAACTGAGACTGACACAACTGGAGTAGAAGCAGATCCTGCTGTAGTGTAG
- the enam gene encoding enamelin isoform X4, which translates to MMKLVVFMMCLLVSTLAAPVAESESNEEKVDAAPADVAPPAPVAAADASEEETEDGGAASKAAAAGAAPLNSDEEEEAEEVEAAEAEPAVVEVAPEEPAADAAAAVEPAVVDVPLEAAPGDAAVVVDVPPVDVVPAEVAPAAPEVAVDAAVPAAADAGAADAGAADTGASDAGAAPLATETDTTGVEADPAVV; encoded by the exons ATGATGAAGCTGGTGGTGTTCATGATGTGCCTGCTGGTCAGTACCTTGGCTGCTCCT GTAGCGGAGAGTGAAAGCAATGAGGAAAAA GTGGATGCCGCACCCGCTGATGTCGCACCTCCTGctcctgttgctgctgcagacgcatcagaggaggagacagag GATGGAGGCGCTGCATccaaagctgcagcagctggtgctGCCCCCTTGAactctgatgaagaggaagaggcagaagaggTTGAGGCAGCCGAAGCTGAGCCAGCTGTGGTTGAAGTAGCACCCGAAGAGCCTGCAGCagatgctgcagcagctgtcGAGCCAGCCGTGGTTGACGTCCCTTTAGAAGCTGCCCCAGGggatgctgctgttgttgttgatgtgcCTCCTGTTGATGTGGTTCCCGCTGAAGTTGCCCCTGCAGCCCCAGAGGTGGCTGTCGATGCGGCTGTCCCCGCTGCTGCTGATGCCGGTGCTGCTGATGCCGGTGCTGCTGATACCGGTGCTTCTGATGCCGGTGCTGCCCCCCTGGCAACTGAGACTGACACAACTGGAGTAGAAGCAGATCCTGCTGTAGTGTAG